The Salvelinus namaycush isolate Seneca chromosome 28, SaNama_1.0, whole genome shotgun sequence genome contains a region encoding:
- the LOC120023576 gene encoding saccharopine dehydrogenase-like oxidoreductase yields the protein MAKVDTSSSRPYHIVIFGASGFTGQFVVEEVARTASEGPNGTLTWAVAGRSRQKLDKVLEQAAGTLGKPELRTAVEVIVADVGEPDSLAAMCKQAVIVLNCVGPYRFWGEPVVKACVENGAHCIDICGEPQFLESMQLNYDSQAADKGVYIVGACGFDSIPADMGVLYTRDQFKGTLTALESFLTASTGPEGGSINDGTWKSAIYGFADSGKLRSLRKKFGHKPLPVVGSKIKRRSALFYSNEVQQYAVPFMGADPSVVKRSQRFLLEEHQETPVQYGAYAGVGGVANIVKMLFAGMMFWFLVKFSFGRDLLIKYPEFFSFGFFSKDGPTRKQMEGSSFKFAFYGEGYTEGQDPSQGRPNAKIRTLVQGPEAGYVATPIAMVQAAITILNEPTALPKKGGVYTPGATFAKTKLVERLNKHGIQFSVI from the exons ATGGCGAAGGTGGATACCTCCTCTAGCAGACCCTATCACATTGTTATTTTTGGTGCTTCGGGTTTCACCGGGCAGTTTGTGGTTGAAGAGGTGGCCAGGACCGCATCGGAGGGGCCGAATGGGACGTTGACATGGGCTGTGGCTGGGAGAAGCAGGCAGAAACTGGACAAAGTTCTAGAGCAGGCCGCCGGAACCCTCG GTAAGCCGGAGCTGAGGACTGCAGTGGAGGTCATCGTGGCTGATGTGGGAGAGCCTGACTCACTGGCTGCCATGTGCAAACAGGCTGTCATTGTTCTCAACTGCGTGGGGCCA tacaggTTCTGGGGCGAGCCTGTGGTAAAGGCATGCGTGGAGAACGGCGCACACTGCATTGACATCTGTGGAGAACCCCAG ttcctAGAGAGTATGCAGTTGAATTACGACAGTCAAGCAGCTGATAAAGGAGTGTACATTGTGGGGGCGTGTGGCTTCGACTCCATACCGGCAGACATGGGAGTCCTCTACACCAGGGACCAGTTcaaag GGACACTCACGGCTCTAGAGAGCTTCCTGACAGCCAGCACAGGACCTGAG GGTGGTTCTATCAATGACGGGACATGGAAGTCGGCCATCTATGGTTTTGCTGACAGCGGGAAGCTGCGGAGCCTCAGGAAGAAGTTTGGACACAAACCTCTCCCTGTGGTGGGCTCAAAGATCAAACGCAG GAGTgccctgttctatagtaatgagGTTCAGCAGTACGCGGTTCCGTTCATGGGAGCCGACCCCTCGGTGGTGAAGAGGTCTCAACGCTTTCTGCTGGAGGAACACCAGGAAACACCT GTCCAGTATGGTGCGTATGCAGGAGTAGGAGGTGTGGCCAACATTGTCAAGATGCTATTCGCTGGGATGATGTTCTGGTTCCTGGTCAAATTCAGCTTTGGACGAGACCTGCTGATTAAG TATCCAGAGTTTTTCTCCTTTGGTTTCTTCTCCAAGGATGGACCGACAAGAAAGCAG ATGGAGGGTTCGTCCTTCAAGTTTGCCTTCTACGGAGAAGGTTACACTGAGGGACAGGACCCCAGCCAGGGACGACCCAATGCTAAGATCCGCACACTAGTCCAAGGACCAG AGGCGGGCTACGTGGCCACGCCCATCGCCATGGTACAGGCCGCTATCACCATCCTGAATGAGCCCACAGCCCTCCCCAAAAA gggAGGTGTGTACACCCCAGGAGCAACCTTTGCCAAAACTAAGCTGGTGGAGCGTCTCAACAAGCATGGCATCCAGTTCTCTGTCATCTAA